The proteins below come from a single Streptomyces tubercidicus genomic window:
- a CDS encoding GNAT family N-acetyltransferase: MSDAATLRLPWAVAAEPAGSPDAGALLREYYTEVADRYFALHEDRRSTPAEIEEGLAEYPSADLAPPGGVLLVARYGDEVAGCAGVRLLDARTAELKQMFVRAAWRGLGGAGALLRAAETAAVRLGAGRMRLDTRLDLVEAVALYRRHGFVEIEPYHEDPYAEIFFEKRLAGAR, from the coding sequence ATGAGTGACGCCGCCACCCTCCGTCTCCCCTGGGCCGTCGCCGCCGAACCGGCCGGCTCGCCGGATGCCGGGGCGCTGCTGCGCGAGTACTACACCGAGGTGGCCGACCGCTACTTCGCGCTCCACGAGGACCGTCGTTCGACGCCGGCGGAGATCGAGGAGGGGCTGGCGGAGTATCCGAGCGCGGATCTGGCACCGCCGGGCGGGGTGCTGCTGGTGGCGCGGTACGGCGATGAGGTGGCGGGCTGTGCCGGGGTGCGGCTGCTGGACGCGCGCACCGCGGAGCTCAAGCAGATGTTCGTACGGGCCGCTTGGCGTGGGCTGGGCGGGGCGGGCGCGCTGCTGCGGGCAGCCGAGACGGCCGCGGTGCGGCTGGGCGCCGGGCGGATGCGGCTCGACACCCGGCTGGATCTGGTGGAAGCCGTCGCGCTCTACCGGCGGCACGGTTTCGTGGAGATCGAGCCGTATCACGAGGACCCTTACGCGGAGATCTTCTTCGAGAAGCGGCTGGCCGGGGCGCGTTGA